The Patescibacteria group bacterium sequence TGACAAACTCATCAAACTGGTGCAAAATATTAAAAAGTAGTGATTTGTAGTGATAAGTAGTGAATCTGCTCGTTAACATACTATGCTTTTAGGACAGATTGAGGGAAAAGTAAGCAAGAAGTTTCAAACAGCTATTCCCAAGCAGTTTAGGCAGCATTTGGGACAAAAAATAATTATTACTAAAGGTATTGATGTTTGCTTGATGATTGTTAGTATTGGCCAAATGCAAACACTGCTTGAAGGAACAGAGGGAAAGCCATTTATAGATAAATCAACACGAGAACTGCAGAGATATCTATTTGGCAATGCATTTGCGGTATCTCTTGATGATCAAGGAAGATTTGTTCTTCCCCAGTTTTTAAGGAACTATGCAAAAATTAGGCGTGAAGTAGTGTTTGTAGGCATACAGCGGTATGTAGAGCTGTGGGATAAGAAACTCTGGAACGAACATCAAAAAAGCATAGAAAAAACAGTAGATTTACTCACTACAGATCTGTCCACATCATCGGGACATGAATAATTATCATACACCTGTTCTTTTACAAGAAGTACTAGATTTACTGGATGTGAATGAGGGAAAGCTTTATATAGACGCTACTCTTGGAGGAGGTGGACACGCTCTTGGCATTTTAGAGAAAGGTGGTCGAGTATTAGGAATTGATGTTGATCAGGAGGCTCTAGATTACGTTAGACATTCTCTTCAGGAAGGGGAGAATAAAGTCGAAAATATTACTTTAGTCAGAGGAAATTTTCGTGATATTGATGCAATTGCCAAGAATGTTGGATTTACGAATGTCGATGGAATTTTGTTTGATTTAGGAGTATCCAGTCATCAGTTGGATACTCCAGAGAGAGGTTTTAGTTTTCAAGAAGGTCCTCTAGATATGCGAATGAGTAAAGACTTGGTGGTAACGGCAAAAGATTTAGTGAATGGTCTTACTAAAAATGAACTAAGAGAATTGTTTGAGCGTTTTGGAGAAGAACGCTTTGCTAAGAAGATAGCTCAGGTAATTGTAGAACAACGTAAGAAACATCCGATTGAGACGACAAAACAGTTAGCGGATATCATCAAAAGAGCTGTTCCTTATCAACAAGGTCGTATCCATCCAGCAACTCGAGTATTTCAAGCACTGCGGATCGTAGTAAATGATGAGCTTGCAAATATCAGGACGGCTTTACCGAAAGCATTAAATTTGCTTAGGAGAGGAGGAAGAATTGTAGTAATCTCATTCCATTCACTAGAGGATAAAATCGTGAAAAAACAATTTGATGATTGGGAACAGAGAGGACTCGTAAAAATAATTACCAAAAAACCAATAGTACCAGGAAGAGAAGAAAAATTAAAAAATAGGAGGAGTAGAAGTGCAAAGCTGCGTGCAATTGAAAAATTATAGTTAATATGAAAAAACCTTTATACTTTATCATTTTCAATATTGTCATTATTATTGCTCTTTCGCTTGTGCAGGTCGTAATTGCCAATAGCATATCAACGACAGGTATTGAATTAGCAAAACTTCAAAGTGAGATCTCAGAGTTAAAAAAGAAGAACGCTTTGCTTTACGAACAGATATTAATATCCTCGTCTCTCACACAAATTGCATCAGCGGCATCTACAATGGGATTTGAAGAGACGACATCGCAACTTGTCATTTCATCACCATTGCCAATCGCAAGAAGATAATGAGTTGGAGATATAGAGTTATTTTTTTATTTTTTACATTCTGTTTTCTAGCAATTATTGTCAGACTTTTCTACTGGCAGGGTGTAAAAGCAGAGCAACTTTCAGCATTAGGTGAGTCGCAATATGGTAAACATATTAAACTTATTCCTCTTCGTGGGGAAATCCGCACAAGCGATGGTTTTCCTATTGCTTCCAACAAAATAACCTATTTGGTATTTGCCAATCCTAAAGAGGTACGCGATAGAGAGAAAACCGTGCGGCTTCTTGCTCCTTTACTCGATCTAGAAGAAGCATCTCTCTCAGCTCTCCTTTCTCTTAACAGATATTGGGTTGCTCTAAAGTCAAAGGTAAGTCCTGAAAAAAAGGAAGTAATTGAAAAACTTGATCTTCCAGGAATTGGTTTTGATGATCAGTCTGTTCGTTTTTATCCTGAAGCATCTCTAGCCGCAAAACTTCTCGGTTTTGTTGGTAAAAATGAACAAGGTGATGATCAAGGATATTTTGGTCTTGAAGGATATTATGATAGACAATTAAGAGGTAAAGAAGGAATTGCTACCCAAGTACATGATGCATTAGGAAGGCCAATATTGGCAAAATTGAATAATTCATCCGGTGAGAAAAACGGCCGTAATCTTATACTTCATGTAGATCGGGTACTACAGTTTATTCTTGAAAAAGAATTACAAGAAGGAATTGAGCGTTACGGTGCTCAAGGCGGAATGGCCGCAATGATGGATCCAAAGACAGGCGGGATTCTTGCAATGGCCTCATTTCCAAGTTTTGATCCCCAGAAATATAATGAATTCTCAGATAAGGAGTATAAGAATAATTTTATTAGCGATACCTATGAACCTGGATCTACATTTAAGCCACTTATAATGGCAGCTGCTCTTGATAGTAATTTAGTCAAGCCTGATACGCGCTGTCCATCATGTTCTGGACCGGTTGAAATTGGCGGCTATAGCATTAAGACATGGAATAATAAATACCATCCTTATCTGACGATGACTGAGGTGATTCAATACTCTGATAATACAGGTATGGTATTTGTAGGACAAAAACTAGGTCTTGAAAGAATGCTTGATTATCTTCAACGGTTTGGATTTGGAGAAGCAACAGGAATTGATTTGCAGGGTGAGGTCGTACCTCCTCTTCGTCCGCGAAGCCAATGGTATCCTATAGATATTGCAACAGCAAGTTTTGGTCAGGGAATATCTGTTACACCTGTAGAGCTTCTCAGTGCTTTTTCATCTATTGCTAACAAAGGGATTCGTATGGAGCCGCATGTTGTTGCTGCAGTTCAAACATCAGAAGGTGAGATTATTAGAATTCCTCCTAAAAAGATTAATCAACCAATCTCAGAAACAACTGCAAAAATTATGACTGAAATGCTTGTTAATGCCGTTGAAAAAGGAGAAGCAAAATGGGCAAAGCCGAAAGGATATCGAATAGCAGGTAAAACAGGTACAGCACAGATTGCTGTTGAGGGTCACTATGACCCAAACAAGACTATTCCTTCGTTCATTGGATTTGCACCTGCTGATGATCCCAAATTTGTAATGCTGGTAGTTTTGGATAGGCCAACAAAATCTATCTATGGTTCTGAAACAGCTGCACCAATTTTTTTCCGTATTGCCAAAAAAGCATTACTTTATTACAACATAGCTCCAACTAATTAAAAATTAGAGTAAAAGTTCAGTTGATAATCTAAGTTAGATAATTGATGCTCCTGGGGTTGATCTTTCGGATGTTGTAAGCGGAAGAGGCTTATTTTCATTTGTACACAATATCATACCTTGTGACTCTTCTCCTAAAAATTTTCTTGGTTCAAGATTAATAATAAAGATGAAGTCTTTTCCTTCAAAATCTTCTGGTTGATAAATTGGATAAAGGCTTGTTAGAATATTGCGCACTCCTTCGTTGCCAAAATCAACAGTCAGACGAATAAGTTTTTCCGCATTCTCTTTTCTTTCTGCTTTAACAACACGCCCTACCCGTAAATCAATCTTTGCAAACTCTTCTTTTGTAATAAATGGCTTCATACCTATATTGTAGCAGATTCATCAACAATTTGAAGATCTCAGTTAGCTAGTAGTTATAAATTTTTTTCTACTATGATCTACTAATGAGAGGAGTTAGAGAGTGTGAGTGTTTTTTAGCAGTTGCTTCTTTCTAATTTCCAAATTTAATGAATTATGTATTGCTGCAAGTATTTTTATCTGAACAATTATGCTATTATAGAGCAAAGCTATTTTTGGGATTTAACTCAAAACTCTCAGATATAGTACTAATCTATTCTAGAGATGATTATTCTCAATATATGATGTAATCATATATTGAAACTAAATGTTTCAGCCTTTGCTATACTGATAGTTATGACTGGAAGGACTCATGATCTTGCAGCCTTTACTGCACTAAGCTATGTTCTCGTGACAGTGCCACCGGAAAAAATTTCTCTTGCTACTGCTCTTGTTGCATTTGGTGCCAATATGATAGGAGGACTTGCTCCTGATCTAGATCAGGAGCAAGCTAATTTGTGGCGCAGAATTCGAGCAGGGAGTATTCTTGGGAAAATCATCTCACCGCTTTTTGGAGGTCACAGATTCCTTTCGCATTCACTTCTTGGTATCGTCCTGGTTGGTATAGTTGTTGAGATCTTGTTAAATATTATTGGAACAGTTTTGTTAGTGGATATGAATATTGTCTGGTGGTCATTTATGATTGGATTTCTATCACATATTGGGATGGATTTTTTCACTAAAGAAGGTATTCCTCTTTTTTTCCCGCTACCCTATCGCTTTGGATTTCCTCCTTTAAGTTTTTTACGAATAAAAACAGGTGGACTTACTGAAAAATCTTTTGTTTTTCCTTTACTTATTCTAATAAATGGATATATTTATTATACGAATTATCAGACTGTTATTGAATTATTGCGAAGTTTTAACTAAGAACATATAATTATTCATTCATGTGGCAGAAAATTAAAAATATTGGTCATCTTATTAAGGCTATATTAGCTAACATTTGGTATCGCTTTCCCTCTAAACAAATGGTCGTTGTAGGAGTAACTGGAACAGATGGCAAAACTACAACAGCAAGTTTGATCTTCCATATTCTTAGAGAAGATAAAAAAAAGGCAGCATTAATCTCTACAGTGTCAGCTATTATAGGTGATAAAGAGTTTGACACTGGTTTTCATGTCTCAACTCCAGATGCTCTTGAATTACAGTCATATATCAAAAAAGCAAGAGATGCAGGTGTTACTCATCTGGTGTTAGAGGTAACATCTCATGCACTAGATCAAAATAGAGTTTATGGTATTCCATTTGCAATAGGAGTTTTGACTAATATTTCACGAGAGCATTTAGATTATCATCAAACTATGGAAAATTATATGAAAACAAAGGCTAAATTGCTCTGTCAGTCGAAAATTGCGGTTTTAAATAAAGATGATCAATATTTTGATTTTTTTGCAAACTTATTGCAAGATCATTCTTTTAAAACATATGGATTAAATAAAGATGCTGATATTAATCCTGCAGTATATCCACTTCAAGTGAAGCTTTTGGGTAAGTTCAATAAATACAATGTGTTCGCCGCAGCAGCAGTTGCTGATTGTTTGGGTATTTCTCGATCAGTAGTACAAAAAGCTGTAAATAGTTTTTCTCTTCCTCAAGGTCGATGTGAGGTGGTTTATGCTAAAAATTTTAGCGTTATTATTGATTTTGCTCATACTCCAAATGGAATAAAAAATATTTTAGAGGCTATTTCACAAGAAAAACAAAAAGGTCGAATTATACATGTATTTGGCAGCGCCGGTGAGAGGGATAAAGGAAAAAGAGAAGAAATGGGAAAGATTTCATCCGAGTACGCAGATATTATTATTTTAACAGCTGAGGACCCTCGGAAAGAAAGAGTGGAAGATATTATTAGTGATATTCAACAAGGGATAAAAGACGAGGAAAAACAAATTTATGTTATTCCTGATAGACAAAAAGCTATTACAAAGGCAATAAATATTGCTCAAAAGGGTGATTTTGTTGTTATTACAGGTAAAGGACATGAGAAATCAATGAATTTTGGAAAAGGAGAACTTCCCTGGAGTGATCACGAAGCAGTAAACAATGCATTACAATCTCTTAACTTGCAATAGATATAATGATTAAAAAAATATCTGAAAGATTTTCATTATCAAAAAATACATTTATGAAAAGTAAGATACATCATATTCATTTTGTAGGTATCAAAGGAGTAGGGCTTACTCCATTGGCAATTATTGCCAAAGAGGCTGGACTTAAAGTCAGCGGCAGCGATATTGAAGAGGAATTTATAACTGATTCGGCTTTGACAAAGGTAGGTATTATTCCTTTTACTAATTTTTCTGAGAATCATATCACTGATGATATTGATCTTGTTATCACAACAGGTGCACATGGAGGATATGATAATATTGAAGTTCGAACAGCGCATAAAAAGTCAATACCAGTACTAACCAAAGGGGAAGCAGTAGGCGCATTTATGCAAGGTAATATTTTAGGAAGAAAATTTTCTGGTATTTCTGTTGCAGGATCGCATGGTAAGACCACAACTACTGGAATGATTGTCAGTATTCTCAAACATGCGGGTTATGATCCATCATACGTTGTTGGTACTGGAAGTATTAGCTCAATGGATCTTCCTGGTCATCTTGGAAGCGGTAAGTATTTTGTTGCTGAAGCTGATGAATATGCAACAGAACCCACGTATAATCACAAGCCTCAGTTTCTTTGGCAGTTTCCAGATATTGCACTTTTTACCAATATCGAACATGATCATCCTGATATTTATCCTACGCATGCAGCGGTTGTAAATGCATTTGAGGCTTTTACTCATAATATTTCATCCAAGGGAGTGCTTATTGGGTGTGCAGACGATAAAAAAGTTTATTCACTTATAAAAAACTTTGATAAGAGGACTATTACTTATGGATTTTCTCCTCAAAATGAATATGTAATTAGTAATGTACAGATCTTAGGATCCCAAACTTTCTTTAAAGTTAGAGCGTACGGTCGTGAAATTGGTGAATTTCGTCTTCAAGTAATAGGTGAGCATAATGCATTAAATGCTTTGGGAGCTATGAGTGTGGGAGTTGAGCTAGGTATATCAATAGATCGTATACGAGAGGGGCTATATCTTTTTAATGGCGTTAAGCGAAGACTTGAGTTTAAAGGGCAGTTAAAATCTGGAGCATATATTTTTGATGATTATGCCCATCATCCAACGGAGATTGCTAAAACATTGCAAGCATTACGCATGCGTTATCCAAAGGAAAAAATTATTGCTGTATTTCAGCCGCATACATATTCAAGGACGAAAGCATTATTTACGGAGTTTACTAAAGCGTTTCATGATGCAGATGAGGTAATATTAGTTGATATCTATGGGTCGCTCCGAGAGATTAAAGATCCATCTGTTTCTTCAAAATTACTTGCAGCTTCAATGTCAAAAAATAATACCCACTATATACCCAAACTTGAGGAAGTAGCGTCCTATATAAAAAAAGAAAGTCCCAATGAAAATGTGGTAATTGTTTTTATGGGAGCAGGGGATGTCTATAAGACAATTGATCTTATTGATCTAATAAAATGAGTGATATCTTAG is a genomic window containing:
- the mraZ gene encoding transcriptional regulator MraZ; amino-acid sequence: MLLGQIEGKVSKKFQTAIPKQFRQHLGQKIIITKGIDVCLMIVSIGQMQTLLEGTEGKPFIDKSTRELQRYLFGNAFAVSLDDQGRFVLPQFLRNYAKIRREVVFVGIQRYVELWDKKLWNEHQKSIEKTVDLLTTDLSTSSGHE
- the rsmH gene encoding ribosomal RNA small subunit methyltransferase H, which encodes MNNYHTPVLLQEVLDLLDVNEGKLYIDATLGGGGHALGILEKGGRVLGIDVDQEALDYVRHSLQEGENKVENITLVRGNFRDIDAIAKNVGFTNVDGILFDLGVSSHQLDTPERGFSFQEGPLDMRMSKDLVVTAKDLVNGLTKNELRELFERFGEERFAKKIAQVIVEQRKKHPIETTKQLADIIKRAVPYQQGRIHPATRVFQALRIVVNDELANIRTALPKALNLLRRGGRIVVISFHSLEDKIVKKQFDDWEQRGLVKIITKKPIVPGREEKLKNRRSRSAKLRAIEKL
- the ftsI gene encoding penicillin-binding protein, with the protein product MSWRYRVIFLFFTFCFLAIIVRLFYWQGVKAEQLSALGESQYGKHIKLIPLRGEIRTSDGFPIASNKITYLVFANPKEVRDREKTVRLLAPLLDLEEASLSALLSLNRYWVALKSKVSPEKKEVIEKLDLPGIGFDDQSVRFYPEASLAAKLLGFVGKNEQGDDQGYFGLEGYYDRQLRGKEGIATQVHDALGRPILAKLNNSSGEKNGRNLILHVDRVLQFILEKELQEGIERYGAQGGMAAMMDPKTGGILAMASFPSFDPQKYNEFSDKEYKNNFISDTYEPGSTFKPLIMAAALDSNLVKPDTRCPSCSGPVEIGGYSIKTWNNKYHPYLTMTEVIQYSDNTGMVFVGQKLGLERMLDYLQRFGFGEATGIDLQGEVVPPLRPRSQWYPIDIATASFGQGISVTPVELLSAFSSIANKGIRMEPHVVAAVQTSEGEIIRIPPKKINQPISETTAKIMTEMLVNAVEKGEAKWAKPKGYRIAGKTGTAQIAVEGHYDPNKTIPSFIGFAPADDPKFVMLVVLDRPTKSIYGSETAAPIFFRIAKKALLYYNIAPTN
- a CDS encoding methionine--tRNA ligase subunit beta, whose translation is MKPFITKEEFAKIDLRVGRVVKAERKENAEKLIRLTVDFGNEGVRNILTSLYPIYQPEDFEGKDFIFIINLEPRKFLGEESQGMILCTNENKPLPLTTSERSTPGASII
- a CDS encoding metal-dependent hydrolase, whose translation is MTGRTHDLAAFTALSYVLVTVPPEKISLATALVAFGANMIGGLAPDLDQEQANLWRRIRAGSILGKIISPLFGGHRFLSHSLLGIVLVGIVVEILLNIIGTVLLVDMNIVWWSFMIGFLSHIGMDFFTKEGIPLFFPLPYRFGFPPLSFLRIKTGGLTEKSFVFPLLILINGYIYYTNYQTVIELLRSFN
- the murE gene encoding UDP-N-acetylmuramoyl-L-alanyl-D-glutamate--2,6-diaminopimelate ligase is translated as MWQKIKNIGHLIKAILANIWYRFPSKQMVVVGVTGTDGKTTTASLIFHILREDKKKAALISTVSAIIGDKEFDTGFHVSTPDALELQSYIKKARDAGVTHLVLEVTSHALDQNRVYGIPFAIGVLTNISREHLDYHQTMENYMKTKAKLLCQSKIAVLNKDDQYFDFFANLLQDHSFKTYGLNKDADINPAVYPLQVKLLGKFNKYNVFAAAAVADCLGISRSVVQKAVNSFSLPQGRCEVVYAKNFSVIIDFAHTPNGIKNILEAISQEKQKGRIIHVFGSAGERDKGKREEMGKISSEYADIIILTAEDPRKERVEDIISDIQQGIKDEEKQIYVIPDRQKAITKAINIAQKGDFVVITGKGHEKSMNFGKGELPWSDHEAVNNALQSLNLQ
- a CDS encoding UDP-N-acetylmuramate--L-alanine ligase, producing the protein MIKKISERFSLSKNTFMKSKIHHIHFVGIKGVGLTPLAIIAKEAGLKVSGSDIEEEFITDSALTKVGIIPFTNFSENHITDDIDLVITTGAHGGYDNIEVRTAHKKSIPVLTKGEAVGAFMQGNILGRKFSGISVAGSHGKTTTTGMIVSILKHAGYDPSYVVGTGSISSMDLPGHLGSGKYFVAEADEYATEPTYNHKPQFLWQFPDIALFTNIEHDHPDIYPTHAAVVNAFEAFTHNISSKGVLIGCADDKKVYSLIKNFDKRTITYGFSPQNEYVISNVQILGSQTFFKVRAYGREIGEFRLQVIGEHNALNALGAMSVGVELGISIDRIREGLYLFNGVKRRLEFKGQLKSGAYIFDDYAHHPTEIAKTLQALRMRYPKEKIIAVFQPHTYSRTKALFTEFTKAFHDADEVILVDIYGSLREIKDPSVSSKLLAASMSKNNTHYIPKLEEVASYIKKESPNENVVIVFMGAGDVYKTIDLIDLIK